Proteins encoded in a region of the Eulemur rufifrons isolate Redbay chromosome 15, OSU_ERuf_1, whole genome shotgun sequence genome:
- the CIMIP3 gene encoding putative uncharacterized protein CIMIP3: MYKDSQKPSVPSHGPKIPTCKNVKPPHPPLSRTWKQDREQSLAAAYVPVVVDSRGQNPDKLRFNFYTSQYSNSLNPFYTLQKPTCGYLYRRDTDHTRKRFDVPSANVILWRS; the protein is encoded by the exons ATGTACAAG gaCTCACAGAAACCCTCTGTACCCAGCCATGGGCCAAAGATACCAACATGCAAAAACGTGAAGCCTCCACACCCACCCCTGTCCCGGACGTGGAAGCAGGACCGTGAGCAGTCTCTGGCGGCGGCCTATGTGCCAGTCGTGGTGGACTCTAGGGGACAGAACCCAGACAAGCTCAGGTTCAATTTCTACACCTCCCAGTATTCAAACTCCCTGAACCCCTTCTACACCTTGCAGAAGCCTACCTGTGGCTACCTGTACCGCCGGGACACTGACCACACCCGCAAGCGCTTTGATGTGCCTTCTGCCAACGTGATCTTGTGGCGCTCCTAG